A window of Clostridia bacterium contains these coding sequences:
- a CDS encoding cytochrome ubiquinol oxidase subunit I — MDSALLIHRLQFAFTVTYHYLFPQLTMGLAPLIVVLKSLAIWKNDDRYAKAARFWAKIFGINFVLGVVTGIPMEFQFGTNWSHFSKYAGGVIGQTLAMEGVFAFFLESAFLGLFLYGEKRLSKWMHWFSAMMVFVGSWLSGYFIIATDAWMQHPVAYERTADGSVTLTSFWGLLLNPWAIWQYLHNMSGAALTGAFVMMSVGAFYLLSKKHFEQAKIFLKVGVVSGLLFAILLIGPTGDGQGRNLATHQPATLAAMEALFETQPGAPLVIIGQPDVAARKIDNPIVVPKMLSFLTYRRWNAEVKGLDAFPESEWPQNIPLLYFSYHIMVGLGTIFMAEMVIAAFLLWRKRLFESRWMLWALLLSFPFPYIANTAGWITAEVGRQPYLVYGLLRTTEGFSKTVSGGNAMFTLIGFMGMYVVLSVLFLFLIRRELEHGPEGAELAPVKVKHAVEYAEVTK; from the coding sequence ATGGACAGCGCACTTCTGATTCACCGTCTGCAATTTGCCTTCACGGTGACGTACCACTACCTATTCCCACAATTGACGATGGGCTTGGCGCCGCTGATCGTGGTACTCAAGTCTCTGGCCATCTGGAAGAACGACGACAGATACGCCAAAGCCGCTCGCTTCTGGGCAAAAATATTTGGCATCAACTTCGTCCTGGGAGTCGTGACCGGGATTCCGATGGAATTCCAGTTTGGCACCAACTGGTCGCACTTCTCCAAGTACGCTGGCGGAGTCATTGGACAGACGCTTGCCATGGAAGGCGTATTCGCATTCTTCCTGGAGTCTGCGTTCCTCGGACTCTTCTTGTATGGCGAGAAGCGCTTGAGCAAGTGGATGCACTGGTTCTCAGCCATGATGGTGTTCGTTGGTTCGTGGCTGTCGGGATACTTCATCATCGCGACTGACGCGTGGATGCAGCACCCAGTGGCCTACGAGCGCACGGCTGACGGCAGCGTGACGCTGACAAGTTTCTGGGGATTACTGCTGAATCCGTGGGCGATCTGGCAGTACCTGCACAATATGTCCGGTGCGGCGCTGACAGGTGCGTTCGTCATGATGTCCGTAGGCGCGTTCTACCTGTTGAGCAAGAAGCACTTTGAGCAAGCGAAGATATTTCTCAAAGTCGGCGTCGTATCGGGATTGCTGTTTGCCATCCTGCTGATCGGTCCTACCGGCGACGGACAGGGACGAAACCTGGCGACGCATCAGCCGGCAACGCTGGCGGCCATGGAGGCTTTGTTCGAGACGCAGCCCGGCGCGCCACTGGTGATCATTGGGCAGCCGGACGTTGCAGCGAGAAAAATCGACAACCCTATAGTCGTGCCCAAGATGCTCAGCTTCCTGACCTATCGCCGGTGGAATGCCGAAGTGAAAGGTTTGGACGCATTCCCCGAATCGGAGTGGCCGCAGAACATTCCTTTGCTTTATTTCTCGTACCACATCATGGTCGGCCTCGGAACCATCTTCATGGCCGAGATGGTAATCGCCGCATTCCTGCTATGGCGCAAGCGACTGTTCGAATCTCGATGGATGCTCTGGGCGCTGTTGTTGAGCTTCCCGTTCCCCTACATCGCAAACACAGCGGGATGGATAACGGCTGAAGTTGGTCGTCAGCCATACCTTGTCTATGGGCTACTGCGAACAACCGAAGGCTTCTCGAAAACGGTATCGGGAGGCAATGCCATGTTCACGCTGATCGGCTTCATGGGTATGTACGTCGTGCTCTCGGTGCTCTTCCTGTTCCTGATCCGCAGAGAACTCGAGCATGGTCCCGAGGGCGCGGAATTGGCTCCTGTGAAGGTGAAGCACGCTGTCGAATACGCGGAGGTGACGAAATAA
- the ruvX gene encoding Holliday junction resolvase RuvX, translated as MPANETGNSAPVVHGRILALDVGSRTIGLAITDPLGITAQGLLTIRRKNKRTDFAALNEVIARHEVCEIVVGLPLRMSGAEGIQSERIREFVVDLEKHFKLPIHLWDERLTSVEANRVLRSSEMSISKRAAVVDQLAAVLILQNFMEARHSKRLHDEELSEGDSL; from the coding sequence GTGCCCGCCAACGAAACAGGTAATTCAGCACCGGTCGTACATGGCCGCATCCTCGCTCTGGACGTAGGTTCGCGCACGATTGGCCTGGCGATTACAGACCCGCTTGGCATCACCGCGCAGGGCCTTCTGACGATTCGCCGCAAGAACAAGCGCACGGATTTCGCCGCCCTGAACGAGGTTATCGCACGTCACGAGGTGTGCGAGATCGTAGTAGGTCTGCCGCTTCGGATGAGCGGCGCCGAGGGCATCCAGTCGGAGCGCATCCGCGAGTTTGTCGTGGATTTGGAAAAGCACTTCAAGCTGCCTATACATCTTTGGGACGAGCGCCTGACGAGCGTCGAAGCTAACCGCGTCCTGCGCTCCAGCGAGATGTCCATAAGCAAGCGCGCCGCTGTCGTGGATCAATTGGCCGCCGTGCTGATTTTGCAGAACTTCATGGAGGCGCGGCATTCGAAACGGCTCCATGACGAAGAGCTCTCGGAAGGCGATTCATTGTAA
- a CDS encoding acyl-CoA thioesterase encodes MKKVRERMDVTDNVAGRPVRESQSEMIEMVLPNDANPLGALLGGRLMHWIDIAGGLAAQRHSRSNVVTASIDHLDFLVPVHVGDLVILQSSVNRVYRTSLETGVRVLVESYITGERRHVSSAYVTYVAVDRHGRKMSIPPAIPETDEEKRRFEDAAHRREMRRVETERKRQARALQQ; translated from the coding sequence ATGAAAAAAGTGAGAGAACGCATGGATGTAACAGATAACGTTGCAGGGCGCCCTGTGCGCGAGAGCCAGAGTGAGATGATCGAAATGGTTCTGCCCAACGACGCGAACCCGCTGGGCGCGCTGCTTGGCGGACGCCTTATGCACTGGATCGACATTGCCGGAGGACTGGCCGCTCAACGGCATTCCCGTAGCAATGTCGTGACGGCTTCCATCGACCACCTGGATTTCCTGGTGCCGGTGCACGTCGGCGATCTCGTGATTCTCCAGTCGTCGGTCAACCGCGTTTACCGTACATCACTGGAAACGGGCGTGCGGGTATTGGTGGAGAGCTACATCACTGGAGAGCGAAGGCATGTCAGCTCGGCCTACGTGACGTATGTTGCGGTGGATCGCCATGGGCGCAAGATGTCGATTCCACCAGCCATTCCTGAGACAGACGAAGAGAAGCGCCGTTTTGAGGATGCCGCTCATCGTCGCGAGATGCGCCGGGTCGAGACCGAACGCAAGCGACAGGCTCGCGCTTTGCAGCAGTAG
- a CDS encoding VWA domain-containing protein, with protein sequence MKRIRYSKYIPDPAGEMSMEDLLDALSDFLLQSGFEQMYSRFQQPGDDEQALNALRAAIRDALLNGDLFDEELQQEIEQMQAEGTLDKLIDQVIERMEQEDYISVDAPHDPARQSSVGGQVGQQQGEARFEVTDKGLDFLGYRTLRDLLGSLGKSSFGRHDTRDLATGVEASGASKQYEFGDTLNLDITATLSSAIQREGLSLPLNIEYKDLQVHQCEYQSSCATVLMLDCSHSMILYGEDRFTPAKKVAMALSQLIRTQYPGDSLSLVLFHDSAEEVPISQLARVKVGPYYTNTREGLRLAQRILQRQRKDMKQIVMITDGKPSALTLEDGRIYKNAFGLDPLVVSKTLEEVSKCKRAGVLINTFMLASDHGLVQFVQKVTEMCRGKAYFTTPYTLGQYLLMDYMARKMKTIH encoded by the coding sequence ATGAAGCGTATCCGCTACTCAAAATACATCCCCGACCCTGCCGGCGAAATGAGCATGGAAGATCTGCTCGATGCCCTCTCGGACTTCCTGTTGCAGAGCGGCTTCGAGCAGATGTACTCGCGCTTCCAGCAACCGGGGGATGACGAGCAGGCGCTCAATGCCCTGCGCGCGGCCATCCGCGATGCGCTCCTGAACGGGGACCTCTTCGATGAGGAGCTGCAACAGGAGATTGAGCAGATGCAGGCTGAGGGCACGCTCGATAAGCTAATTGATCAGGTCATTGAGCGCATGGAGCAGGAAGACTACATTTCCGTTGACGCGCCGCACGATCCCGCGCGCCAGTCCAGCGTGGGCGGACAGGTCGGACAGCAGCAGGGCGAAGCCCGCTTCGAGGTCACCGACAAGGGACTCGATTTTCTCGGATACCGCACCCTTCGCGACCTTCTCGGTTCGCTTGGCAAGTCCAGCTTCGGGCGCCACGACACGCGCGATCTCGCTACCGGCGTCGAAGCCAGCGGCGCCAGCAAGCAGTATGAGTTCGGAGACACGCTCAACCTTGACATCACCGCCACGCTATCTTCGGCCATACAGCGCGAAGGCCTCTCGCTTCCGCTGAACATCGAGTACAAAGATCTTCAAGTACACCAGTGCGAATACCAGTCGTCGTGCGCGACGGTGCTCATGCTCGACTGTTCCCACTCCATGATCCTTTATGGTGAAGACCGTTTCACACCGGCGAAGAAAGTCGCGATGGCTCTCTCGCAGCTTATTCGCACGCAGTACCCCGGCGACTCGCTTTCACTCGTTCTCTTCCACGACTCGGCCGAGGAGGTTCCGATATCGCAACTCGCGCGAGTCAAGGTCGGCCCGTACTACACCAATACGCGCGAGGGGCTCCGCCTGGCACAACGCATTCTCCAGCGCCAGCGCAAGGACATGAAGCAGATTGTTATGATCACCGACGGCAAGCCCTCGGCGCTCACGCTAGAAGACGGACGCATTTACAAAAATGCCTTCGGCCTTGATCCGCTCGTGGTCAGCAAGACACTCGAAGAAGTTTCCAAGTGCAAGCGCGCAGGAGTTCTGATTAACACATTCATGCTCGCCAGCGATCACGGCCTTGTTCAGTTCGTGCAGAAGGTGACTGAAATGTGCCGCGGCAAAGCATATTTCACGACACCCTACACGCTAGGCCAATACCTGCTCATGGACTACATGGCGCGCAAGATGAAGACGATTCACTAG
- a CDS encoding AI-2E family transporter gives MPEQTYSTQPDEAEHIAAATQPAEVVVNRNTGPELERRRNARLQSATLIVLATGSVLTLMYFAKPVLIVALVSVLLAFVLAPIVELLQRIRIPRSFGSLIAVCIMLGVCYGITYFSYYRAVAFVQELPKYSGKIRHTIVRVRKQAETFQKTTENVLPADAEDKNAVKVKQTSNWTDTLMSSAMNATEIVMLATFVPFLIYFMLSWQEHVRAATVMLFKMENRNTAYVTLGLISDMIRGFIVGNVIVGIFMGLASTIVFGYLHLPYFYFLGFISGFLSVVPYLGVVLAVVPPLVAGMGQIGSEDVLVIVVTVLALHLFALNVLYPKLIGKRLQLNPLAVTLALLFWGWLWGAMGLILAVPLTAAVKIIFDHIDSLRPYGAWLGE, from the coding sequence ATGCCTGAGCAGACCTACAGCACGCAACCCGATGAGGCCGAGCACATCGCCGCCGCGACTCAGCCCGCCGAGGTCGTGGTGAACCGGAATACCGGCCCGGAACTCGAGCGGCGGCGCAACGCGCGCCTGCAATCCGCAACGCTGATTGTGCTCGCTACCGGTTCCGTGCTCACGCTGATGTACTTCGCAAAGCCGGTGCTGATCGTCGCCCTGGTTTCCGTCCTGCTGGCATTCGTATTGGCGCCTATCGTCGAGCTTCTTCAGCGCATTCGAATTCCCCGCTCGTTCGGATCGCTGATCGCGGTATGCATCATGCTTGGCGTCTGCTATGGCATCACATACTTCTCTTACTACCGCGCGGTTGCGTTCGTGCAGGAGTTGCCAAAGTACTCAGGGAAAATCCGCCACACCATCGTGCGCGTGCGGAAGCAAGCGGAAACATTCCAGAAGACGACGGAGAACGTGCTCCCAGCCGACGCGGAAGATAAGAACGCCGTGAAGGTGAAGCAGACCAGCAATTGGACGGACACGCTCATGAGCAGCGCCATGAACGCGACCGAGATTGTAATGCTGGCGACCTTTGTGCCGTTTCTTATCTATTTCATGCTGAGTTGGCAGGAGCACGTGCGAGCGGCGACCGTGATGCTGTTCAAGATGGAAAATCGCAACACGGCGTACGTGACGCTCGGTCTGATTTCGGACATGATCCGTGGCTTTATCGTTGGCAATGTAATTGTCGGTATCTTCATGGGTCTCGCCAGCACCATCGTGTTCGGATACCTGCACTTGCCGTATTTCTATTTCCTCGGTTTCATCAGCGGCTTCTTGAGCGTTGTGCCGTACCTCGGTGTGGTGCTTGCCGTGGTTCCGCCCTTGGTCGCCGGCATGGGACAGATTGGCTCGGAAGACGTCTTGGTCATCGTCGTAACCGTTCTCGCTCTGCACCTGTTCGCGCTGAACGTGCTCTATCCCAAACTGATCGGTAAGCGGCTGCAACTGAATCCGCTGGCGGTGACGCTGGCGCTGCTGTTCTGGGGATGGTTGTGGGGCGCGATGGGGTTGATCCTGGCGGTGCCGCTCACGGCTGCGGTAAAGATCATCTTCGACCACATCGATTCTTTGCGCCCGTACGGCGCATGGCTCGGCGAGTAG
- a CDS encoding CarD family transcriptional regulator, protein MGKFPSFLQDSGATLMNHQTFSIGDKVVYPNHGVGVIEQISSRTMGATVEKFYLLKIKASSLKVMVPFGNVESVGLRRVIKNGEVQKILEYLTDGACESHADWKYRFKENSEKMRTGSLLEVAMVLKSLLQLSQTKPLSFREKKMLERARYLLVSELAMAKNWDEPEVEQALNKALGKCKLRFPEASTLEA, encoded by the coding sequence ATGGGAAAGTTCCCTTCGTTCCTGCAAGACAGCGGGGCCACCCTCATGAATCATCAGACCTTCAGCATTGGCGATAAGGTTGTTTACCCGAACCATGGGGTCGGAGTGATCGAGCAGATCAGCAGCCGTACGATGGGTGCGACTGTTGAGAAGTTTTATCTTCTTAAGATTAAAGCCAGCAGTCTCAAAGTGATGGTCCCTTTCGGGAACGTTGAGAGCGTGGGACTTCGCCGGGTAATCAAAAATGGCGAGGTGCAGAAGATTCTCGAGTACCTGACCGACGGCGCCTGTGAAAGCCACGCCGATTGGAAGTACCGCTTCAAGGAAAATTCCGAGAAGATGCGTACCGGTTCCCTGCTCGAAGTCGCAATGGTGCTCAAGAGCCTGTTGCAGCTCAGCCAGACTAAGCCACTCAGCTTCCGCGAGAAAAAGATGCTCGAGCGTGCCCGCTACCTGCTGGTCAGCGAACTCGCCATGGCCAAAAACTGGGACGAACCAGAAGTAGAGCAGGCGCTTAACAAGGCTCTCGGAAAATGCAAACTGCGTTTCCCAGAGGCCTCCACCCTCGAAGCCTAA
- a CDS encoding CDP-alcohol phosphatidyltransferase family protein, translating into MTWTSAVGRGCGVVLYKIVHGLALTRISPNALTFIGLLINVAAALLFGFASSDNNQQRMFFYAGLVIIGAGIFDMVDGRVARATNQVTDFGGFFDSVIDRYSDVALFFGLLVYYARANRFFYVVLVAFVMISSVMVSYTRARAESLIEKCKVGFMERPERIVLVIIGALFNHMGPVLWVMAIFSTITVIHRIRYTYEQTTLKQQARKEEVQLPALH; encoded by the coding sequence ATGACCTGGACAAGCGCAGTTGGACGAGGTTGTGGCGTGGTCCTGTACAAGATTGTTCACGGACTGGCACTGACCCGTATTTCCCCCAACGCGCTGACGTTTATAGGCCTGCTTATCAACGTCGCCGCCGCCCTGCTGTTCGGGTTCGCGAGTTCCGACAATAACCAGCAGCGCATGTTCTTCTACGCCGGACTGGTCATTATCGGAGCAGGCATCTTCGATATGGTGGACGGCCGCGTTGCGCGCGCCACGAACCAGGTAACGGATTTCGGCGGCTTCTTCGATTCCGTCATCGATCGCTATAGCGACGTCGCACTCTTCTTCGGCTTGTTGGTTTACTACGCTCGCGCCAACCGCTTCTTCTATGTCGTACTGGTGGCGTTCGTCATGATCAGTTCGGTCATGGTGAGTTACACGCGTGCGCGTGCCGAGTCGCTCATCGAGAAGTGCAAGGTCGGATTTATGGAACGGCCGGAACGCATCGTGCTAGTCATCATCGGAGCGCTGTTCAATCATATGGGGCCCGTGCTCTGGGTGATGGCGATTTTTTCAACGATCACGGTCATTCACAGGATCCGGTATACGTACGAGCAGACGACTTTGAAGCAGCAAGCGCGTAAAGAGGAAGTTCAATTGCCAGCCCTGCACTAG
- the greA gene encoding transcription elongation factor GreA, with product MSEHIKKKLEDEIQTLEYELNVELPRELKKAVAMGDLSENAEYHMAKQRQEFVRARLGQLKKRMGDLSLMNLANIPKDRAALGSTVRVYDSTKDEEIEYKLVTSEESDVTKGLISTSSPIGRALMGKKVGDVSTVVTPNGNRELEVLTLTTIHDEAQ from the coding sequence ATGTCAGAACATATAAAGAAGAAGCTCGAAGACGAGATCCAGACGCTCGAGTACGAACTGAATGTCGAACTTCCCAGGGAATTGAAGAAGGCCGTTGCCATGGGCGACCTCAGCGAAAATGCCGAGTACCACATGGCGAAGCAGCGGCAGGAATTTGTCCGGGCTCGCCTTGGACAGCTTAAGAAGCGCATGGGCGATCTGTCGCTCATGAACCTCGCAAATATCCCCAAGGACCGCGCAGCACTGGGCTCCACGGTTCGTGTGTACGATTCGACCAAGGACGAAGAGATTGAGTACAAGTTGGTCACCAGCGAAGAATCCGATGTGACCAAGGGACTGATCTCGACGAGTTCGCCAATCGGGCGGGCGCTCATGGGTAAGAAAGTGGGCGACGTCAGCACGGTGGTGACGCCGAACGGCAATCGCGAACTGGAAGTGCTGACGCTTACCACCATCCACGACGAGGCACAATGA
- a CDS encoding tetratricopeptide repeat protein yields the protein MLREILTENPGDAFARYGLAMEYSNAGDTDAALAEFRSLLDRHPDYTAGYFMAAQTLARAERKDEAKTMLNTGIASAQRTSNRQAQSEMQAMLDELELDY from the coding sequence ATGTTGAGAGAGATCTTAACGGAAAACCCCGGCGACGCGTTTGCGCGTTACGGCCTCGCCATGGAATATTCAAACGCAGGCGACACCGACGCCGCGCTGGCAGAATTCCGCAGCCTGCTCGACAGGCATCCCGACTACACGGCCGGATACTTTATGGCCGCACAAACTCTCGCACGCGCTGAGCGCAAGGACGAAGCGAAAACAATGCTGAATACCGGCATCGCCTCCGCGCAGCGCACAAGCAACCGGCAAGCACAGTCCGAAATGCAGGCCATGCTCGACGAACTGGAACTCGATTATTAA
- a CDS encoding S41 family peptidase, whose amino-acid sequence MIRISALRALCVLAIVAAALSLVVPCAAADDLSFERGRYKAILKNVAGDVEKNFYDPGLKSLDWKAQLEAASQRIDKAKSVTEMLVAIYVFVDKLQDSHTKFLPPARAIKLFYGFDAKAIGDDIRIFELRGGDAAEKAGLKLGDRLISINGYRCDRATFDVMMIDLRVLRPRLSIDMVVQTGNEAPRAMRLEARRKTEPALLGSSTREGDIWDSIIEAENEEQEHPYYTATREGGIGYVWIRKFPSEGEDFLKGLIEKVRSAKAIVIDLRSNPGGSLDCLKSFTGIFEQKETAAFTIISRKKTEPWVVKPQRLNMNVPMYILIDSRTGSAAELFARHFQRTGRAVVIGDHSPGRVTVSRFFSGTNGAQNAIPYGVQIGTARAVFPDGEELEKRGVTPDVVCIPTGDDMMNDRDVCQDKAVSMARDKIGYKVKEKEKVAVGSSGD is encoded by the coding sequence ATGATCCGCATCTCTGCACTCCGGGCCCTGTGTGTGCTTGCAATCGTAGCGGCTGCGCTATCCTTGGTGGTGCCATGCGCTGCTGCGGATGACCTCTCTTTCGAACGAGGCCGGTACAAAGCTATCTTGAAGAACGTGGCGGGAGACGTAGAAAAAAACTTCTACGACCCCGGCCTGAAGTCGCTGGATTGGAAGGCGCAGCTCGAGGCTGCCAGCCAGAGGATCGACAAAGCAAAATCCGTAACCGAGATGCTGGTTGCAATTTACGTATTCGTTGATAAGTTGCAAGATTCGCATACGAAGTTCCTGCCACCGGCGCGTGCGATCAAGCTGTTCTACGGTTTCGACGCTAAGGCGATCGGCGATGACATTCGAATCTTCGAATTGCGGGGTGGAGACGCAGCTGAGAAGGCTGGGCTGAAACTCGGCGACCGGCTGATATCGATCAATGGGTATAGGTGCGACCGCGCAACGTTCGACGTAATGATGATTGATCTGCGGGTGCTACGGCCGCGCTTGTCGATCGACATGGTTGTGCAGACCGGCAACGAAGCGCCACGAGCAATGCGCTTGGAAGCTCGTAGAAAAACGGAACCAGCACTGCTTGGATCGAGCACGCGGGAAGGCGACATCTGGGACTCAATCATTGAAGCAGAAAACGAGGAACAGGAGCACCCCTACTACACAGCCACCCGTGAGGGTGGAATTGGCTATGTGTGGATTCGCAAGTTTCCGAGTGAGGGGGAAGATTTCCTGAAGGGACTGATCGAGAAGGTACGGTCAGCTAAGGCGATCGTGATAGATCTGCGCTCCAACCCGGGCGGCAGCCTCGATTGTCTCAAGAGCTTTACGGGGATATTCGAGCAGAAGGAAACGGCTGCGTTCACCATAATTTCCCGTAAGAAGACGGAGCCGTGGGTGGTGAAGCCGCAGAGGCTTAACATGAACGTTCCGATGTACATCCTGATCGACAGCAGAACGGGAAGTGCGGCGGAACTGTTCGCGCGGCACTTCCAGAGGACCGGCAGGGCTGTGGTGATCGGCGATCACTCGCCGGGGCGGGTAACCGTCTCGCGCTTTTTCTCCGGCACGAACGGTGCCCAAAACGCAATCCCTTACGGCGTGCAGATCGGCACGGCTCGTGCTGTGTTTCCGGATGGCGAAGAACTCGAGAAGCGCGGCGTGACGCCTGACGTTGTCTGTATCCCCACCGGTGATGACATGATGAATGACCGCGACGTGTGCCAGGATAAGGCCGTCTCTATGGCACGGGACAAAATCGGGTACAAGGTTAAGGAAAAGGAGAAGGTTGCTGTGGGCAGCAGCGGAGACTAA
- a CDS encoding SDR family NAD(P)-dependent oxidoreductase, producing MTLAGKVVVVTGASMGIGEAIARQFASEGATVVLSSRDLARAEAARQRIGMLDQTMALACDVRSREELQQLLRSTLVSYGRIDVWVNNAGFGLLDSVEKLDVGECRRMFDTNLFGVIDAMQLVAPVMREQGTGCIINISSVAGHVAVPYMAAYCAAKSALNSIGKAARVELHGTGVNVLTVCPGYVKTDFAANAVRGTEYQRIGGAKQRGIPAERVAQAVVNGYKRNKREIVVPARDWLVIWMYRLFPETLESLMRKAAKPVSKSPK from the coding sequence ATGACACTCGCAGGAAAAGTTGTGGTCGTGACCGGCGCGTCAATGGGGATTGGTGAGGCGATAGCCCGGCAGTTTGCGTCGGAAGGCGCTACGGTCGTGCTCTCCTCACGCGACCTGGCGCGGGCGGAGGCGGCGCGGCAACGCATAGGCATGCTCGATCAAACGATGGCACTGGCCTGCGATGTGAGGTCACGCGAGGAACTCCAGCAGCTACTCCGGAGTACGCTGGTCAGCTATGGTCGCATCGATGTCTGGGTAAACAACGCCGGCTTCGGACTGTTGGATTCGGTCGAAAAGCTGGATGTTGGTGAGTGCCGGCGTATGTTCGACACCAACTTGTTCGGCGTGATCGACGCGATGCAACTGGTTGCACCTGTCATGCGAGAGCAGGGCACAGGCTGCATCATCAACATCTCCAGCGTAGCCGGACACGTGGCAGTCCCGTACATGGCGGCTTATTGTGCGGCCAAGAGTGCGCTGAACAGTATCGGCAAAGCGGCGAGGGTGGAACTGCACGGCACGGGAGTCAACGTCCTGACCGTTTGCCCGGGGTACGTAAAAACGGACTTCGCGGCAAATGCGGTGCGCGGGACCGAGTACCAAAGAATCGGCGGCGCGAAACAACGGGGCATTCCCGCTGAACGCGTCGCGCAGGCGGTGGTGAACGGCTACAAGCGCAACAAACGCGAGATCGTGGTCCCGGCGCGAGACTGGCTGGTGATCTGGATGTACAGGCTGTTTCCAGAGACGCTGGAATCGTTGATGCGCAAAGCGGCGAAGCCGGTTTCGAAATCGCCCAAGTAG
- a CDS encoding magnesium chelatase, whose protein sequence is MKLSRTLGELRHSTYSEDRLRHRRVKDEMRENLVGRLRQGGTLFPGIVGYEDTVVPQLVNAVLSRHNFILLGLRGQAKSRILRALTSLLDAETPYVAGCEIHDNPYAPLCRRCRELIAEIGDETPITYLSADDRYVEKLATPDVTIADLIGDIDPIKAARGGHELSSEFTVHYGLLPRANRGIFAINELPDLAGKIQVGLFNIMQEGDIQIKGYPVRLPLDVALVFTANPEDYTARGKIITPLKDRIGSEIRTHYPVTVEEGISITSQEAWIDRDGYKLQVPKYVREIVEHIAFVAREDKRIDKRSGVSQRLPISVMENVISNAERRAIRGDEQCVVPRVSDVYSALPAITGKLELEYEGEMKGAGTVTQEIIRVSIARTFDTYFQNVNLKQIVQWFELGGEIQVLDSTPAVEMLQLLRSIQGLLDKLDTLELSDTDLPEVQVSAAEFVLEGLHAHKRIGRTEERVFTAGERQPKRPEREFKRDDLEEDDFRRRRRPFN, encoded by the coding sequence ATGAAGCTGTCGCGAACCCTCGGCGAACTCCGCCACAGTACTTATTCTGAAGACCGTCTGCGCCATCGCCGCGTAAAGGACGAGATGAGAGAGAACCTCGTCGGTCGCCTGCGACAGGGCGGCACCCTGTTTCCCGGCATTGTCGGTTACGAAGACACGGTGGTTCCGCAACTCGTCAATGCCGTTCTCTCGCGCCACAACTTCATTCTGCTCGGCCTTCGCGGGCAGGCCAAGAGCCGCATTCTTCGCGCGCTTACTTCCCTGTTGGACGCCGAGACGCCTTACGTTGCCGGGTGCGAGATCCACGACAACCCTTACGCGCCGCTTTGCCGACGCTGTCGCGAACTCATCGCCGAAATTGGCGACGAAACCCCCATCACCTATCTCTCCGCGGATGATCGTTATGTCGAGAAGCTCGCCACTCCCGACGTTACGATTGCCGACCTCATCGGCGACATAGATCCCATTAAGGCCGCACGTGGCGGCCACGAGCTCAGCAGTGAGTTCACCGTCCACTATGGACTTCTCCCTCGCGCCAATCGCGGCATTTTCGCCATCAACGAACTGCCCGATCTTGCCGGAAAAATCCAGGTCGGGCTTTTCAATATCATGCAAGAGGGCGACATACAGATCAAAGGCTATCCAGTCCGTCTGCCGCTCGACGTCGCTCTGGTCTTCACCGCCAATCCCGAGGACTACACGGCGCGGGGCAAAATCATTACGCCCCTCAAGGATCGCATCGGCTCCGAAATTCGCACACACTATCCGGTGACAGTCGAAGAAGGAATTTCCATCACCTCGCAGGAAGCCTGGATAGATCGCGATGGCTACAAATTGCAGGTTCCCAAGTACGTGCGCGAAATCGTGGAGCACATCGCATTCGTCGCGCGCGAAGACAAACGGATCGACAAGCGCTCCGGCGTGAGCCAGCGCCTGCCCATCAGCGTCATGGAGAACGTGATTTCGAATGCCGAGCGGCGCGCCATTCGCGGAGACGAGCAGTGCGTTGTGCCTCGTGTCTCGGACGTCTACTCCGCTTTGCCCGCCATAACCGGCAAGCTCGAACTTGAGTACGAAGGAGAGATGAAAGGGGCCGGCACTGTCACTCAGGAGATTATCCGCGTATCCATCGCACGTACCTTCGACACGTACTTCCAGAACGTTAATTTGAAGCAGATCGTCCAGTGGTTCGAACTCGGCGGAGAGATTCAGGTACTCGACTCGACCCCTGCCGTCGAAATGCTTCAACTGCTCCGTAGCATCCAGGGCTTGCTCGACAAGCTGGACACCTTAGAACTCTCGGACACCGATTTGCCCGAGGTACAGGTATCTGCGGCGGAGTTCGTTCTCGAAGGCCTACATGCCCACAAGCGCATTGGACGCACAGAGGAGCGCGTGTTCACCGCTGGCGAGCGCCAGCCCAAGCGTCCCGAGCGCGAGTTTAAACGTGACGACCTGGAGGAAGATGATTTCCGCCGCCGCAGACGCCCATTCAACTGA